From the Nitrospira sp. genome, one window contains:
- the ndk gene encoding nucleoside-diphosphate kinase produces MSERTLAIIKPDAVKKNAVGDIINRYEKAGLKPVAMKLMQMSKPVAEGFYAVHKARPFFDSLCTFMSSGPAVVIVLQGDNAIKKNRELMGATDPAKADANTIRKAHGANIEFNAVHGSDSPETAAFETAYFFPGMEIFG; encoded by the coding sequence ATGAGTGAACGTACGTTAGCGATTATCAAGCCTGATGCCGTGAAGAAGAATGCCGTCGGGGACATCATCAACCGCTACGAGAAGGCGGGGTTGAAGCCGGTGGCCATGAAGCTGATGCAGATGTCGAAGCCGGTTGCGGAAGGTTTCTACGCTGTCCATAAGGCGCGGCCGTTTTTTGATAGCCTCTGCACCTTTATGTCGTCCGGTCCGGCGGTCGTGATCGTGTTGCAGGGCGACAATGCCATCAAGAAGAACCGGGAGCTGATGGGTGCGACCGATCCTGCCAAGGCTGACGCGAATACGATTCGCAAGGCGCATGGTGCGAATATCGAATTCAATGCCGTGCATGGATCCGATTCGCCTGAGACTGCGGCCTTCGAGACTGCCTACTTCTTTCCAGGCATGGAAATCTTCGGTTAG